The proteins below come from a single Arthrobacter crystallopoietes genomic window:
- a CDS encoding class E sortase, producing the protein MQIVVQVIGELLIILGLVALLFVGWELWWTNIESNQKQEEALTSLFEEFELPAAAAPSASPEANSAEEDNDDAEPPVLDKPEYGETFAVVYVPRFGEDHARPVTSGVGVDVLDSLGLGHYPGTQMPGEVGNFAVAGHRQTHGQVLDLIHTLVPGDKIYVQTKDGYYTYTFRNNHIVMPDRVDVIAPVPTKPEAEPTERYLTMTACNPRFGATERIIAYAVMESWQPMSEGPPAEIAERVAEYAAAPAGNGS; encoded by the coding sequence GTGCAGATTGTCGTTCAAGTGATCGGCGAGCTGCTGATCATCTTGGGTCTGGTGGCCCTGCTGTTTGTCGGCTGGGAATTGTGGTGGACCAATATCGAGTCCAACCAGAAGCAGGAAGAGGCCCTCACCTCGCTCTTCGAGGAATTCGAGCTGCCTGCCGCTGCTGCCCCGTCTGCCAGTCCGGAAGCGAATAGCGCGGAAGAAGACAACGACGACGCCGAGCCGCCGGTTCTGGACAAGCCCGAATACGGCGAGACGTTCGCCGTCGTCTATGTGCCGCGCTTCGGCGAGGACCATGCCCGGCCGGTAACCAGCGGCGTCGGCGTTGATGTGCTGGACTCGCTGGGCCTTGGCCATTACCCGGGTACCCAGATGCCGGGCGAGGTAGGAAACTTCGCGGTTGCCGGACACCGGCAGACCCACGGGCAGGTGCTGGACCTGATCCACACCCTGGTCCCCGGCGACAAGATCTATGTGCAGACCAAGGACGGCTACTACACGTACACCTTCCGCAACAACCATATTGTGATGCCGGACCGCGTGGACGTCATTGCGCCGGTGCCCACCAAGCCCGAGGCTGAGCCGACGGAACGGTACCTGACTATGACTGCGTGCAACCCGCGGTTCGGGGCCACGGAACGCATCATTGCCTACGCCGTGATGGAGAGCTGGCAGCCCATGTCCGAGGGACCGCCGGCTGAGATCGCCGAGCGCGTGGCCGAGTATGCCGCCGCTCCGGCAGGAAACGGGAGCTGA
- a CDS encoding protein kinase domain-containing protein produces MRPTSGITLGGRYQLTERIAIGGMGEVWKAQDKVLGRIVAIKILKEEYTGDPGFLNRFRAEARHTALLNHVGIANVFDYGEEEGSAYLVMELVPGQPLSTIIERERVLSPDRTLSLIAQTARALAVAHAQGLVHRDIKPGNLLITPDRRVKITDFGIARLADQVPLTATGQVMGTAQYLAPEQATGQTATGQSDIYSLGVIGYECLSGSRPFSGESQIAIALAQVNDTPPPLQENLPRPIRALLMSMLAKDPADRPATAEKLAEAAEAIRAGNIRAAEAAVPGMLLFDGGDAATSAVTAPVPAAGTAPTRAVDAGTSQLPAVGGAAAGAAAGGAAGAAAAGGVGAERAWTETDIDDDGEVPPREARKRRSPWTWPLIGLIALILFAVLGAWLVPLLTGPDDEATPPPAATSSTTSRSATAATTEATETTPAQTQDAPTNTPDEPSTPETVQLVASSFQGRPFDEVRAQLENDGFGVVGDPVQSDFAEGLVTDISPSGSVEPGATITVSYSEGPGTVDIPGGLSGQPEQQVRESLLQLGLNPQNGGEEPNDAPAGTVISVDPPSGTAVPEGSTVTYIVSSGPEQTQEPEETETLTLPTTAPDGEG; encoded by the coding sequence GTGAGGCCTACATCGGGTATCACCTTAGGCGGCAGATACCAGCTCACCGAACGTATCGCCATTGGCGGCATGGGTGAAGTCTGGAAGGCACAGGACAAGGTCCTTGGCCGTATCGTCGCCATCAAAATCCTCAAAGAGGAGTACACCGGTGACCCGGGCTTCCTGAACCGCTTCCGCGCCGAGGCACGCCACACAGCACTGTTGAACCACGTGGGCATCGCCAACGTATTCGATTACGGCGAAGAGGAGGGCTCCGCTTATCTGGTCATGGAGCTCGTTCCCGGCCAGCCGCTGTCCACGATCATCGAGCGCGAACGCGTGCTCTCGCCGGACCGTACCCTGTCGCTGATCGCGCAGACGGCGAGGGCCCTCGCCGTCGCGCATGCCCAAGGCCTGGTGCACCGCGACATCAAGCCCGGAAACCTGCTGATCACACCGGACCGCCGGGTCAAAATCACGGACTTCGGCATCGCCCGCCTCGCCGACCAGGTTCCGCTGACGGCTACCGGCCAGGTCATGGGTACGGCACAGTACCTTGCTCCTGAACAGGCCACCGGCCAGACCGCCACCGGCCAGAGCGACATCTATTCGCTGGGCGTGATCGGCTACGAATGCCTCTCCGGCTCGCGCCCGTTCTCCGGTGAGTCCCAGATCGCCATTGCCCTGGCCCAGGTCAATGACACGCCGCCGCCACTGCAGGAAAACCTGCCGCGCCCGATCCGCGCGCTGCTGATGTCCATGCTGGCCAAGGATCCCGCCGACCGACCCGCCACGGCCGAGAAACTTGCCGAGGCAGCCGAAGCCATCCGCGCCGGCAATATCCGCGCGGCCGAGGCCGCTGTTCCCGGCATGCTCCTTTTCGACGGCGGCGATGCGGCCACCAGCGCCGTTACCGCCCCGGTCCCGGCTGCAGGCACGGCTCCCACGCGGGCCGTCGACGCCGGCACCTCCCAGCTTCCTGCCGTCGGTGGTGCTGCGGCGGGCGCTGCTGCCGGCGGTGCAGCAGGTGCTGCCGCGGCTGGTGGCGTAGGCGCCGAGCGCGCCTGGACCGAAACTGATATTGACGACGACGGCGAAGTGCCGCCCAGGGAGGCCCGTAAGCGGCGCAGTCCCTGGACCTGGCCGCTGATCGGATTGATCGCGCTGATCCTCTTCGCAGTCCTCGGCGCCTGGCTGGTCCCCCTGCTCACCGGACCAGATGATGAGGCCACTCCGCCTCCGGCTGCGACGTCGTCGACAACTAGCCGGTCAGCTACCGCCGCCACTACGGAAGCCACCGAGACAACGCCGGCCCAGACCCAAGACGCTCCGACAAACACGCCGGATGAACCCTCGACGCCGGAAACCGTCCAGCTCGTTGCGTCGAGTTTCCAGGGCCGACCCTTCGACGAGGTCCGTGCACAGCTTGAGAACGACGGCTTCGGCGTCGTCGGCGATCCGGTGCAAAGCGATTTCGCGGAGGGCCTCGTGACCGATATCAGCCCGTCCGGCTCGGTGGAACCAGGTGCGACCATCACGGTGAGTTATTCCGAGGGACCCGGCACCGTCGATATCCCCGGCGGACTCTCAGGCCAGCCGGAGCAGCAGGTGCGCGAGTCCCTGCTGCAGCTCGGCCTGAATCCTCAGAACGGAGGCGAGGAGCCGAACGACGCTCCCGCAGGCACCGTCATCAGCGTAGACCCGCCGTCGGGCACTGCCGTCCCGGAAGGCTCCACTGTCACCTACATCGTTTCTTCCGGTCCCGAACAAACCCAGGAGCCGGAAGAAACAGAAACGCTCACGCTGCCGACAACCGCCCCGGACGGGGAGGGATAA
- a CDS encoding cell division protein CrgA — translation MPESKPRKRSERRPQTTAAPEYKPNPVWFKPVMFGLMIIGLLWIIVFYITEAQWPIAAAGSWNIMIGFGIAIAGFLMTTKWRS, via the coding sequence ATGCCAGAGTCGAAGCCCCGCAAAAGAAGCGAACGCAGGCCGCAGACGACGGCGGCGCCCGAGTACAAGCCGAACCCGGTGTGGTTCAAGCCGGTGATGTTCGGCCTGATGATCATCGGCCTGCTGTGGATCATCGTTTTCTACATCACCGAAGCGCAGTGGCCGATCGCCGCGGCCGGCTCCTGGAACATCATGATCGGATTCGGTATCGCCATCGCAGGCTTCCTGATGACCACCAAGTGGCGTTCTTAA
- a CDS encoding NAD(P)-dependent malic enzyme, with translation MTAETVNSTPIELTTEEIFAAHEGGKLAIGLTAPLNDKRDLSIAYTPGVAQVSRAIHAEPELAQKYTWASRLVAVVSDGTAVLGLGNIGASASLPVMEGKAALFKKFAGLDSIPLVIESTDVDEIVETVVRLRSSFGAVNLEDISAPRCFEIEERLIEALDMPVMHDDQHGTAVVVLAALTNAAKFVQRELSSLKVVISGAGAAGIAVAEILLTAGISDVTILDSKGIIHSDRQDLTGIKATYAERTNPRGTTGGSAEALNGADVFVGVSAGTIPEEQLAGMSEDAIVFALSNPDPEVHPEIASRYAKVVATGRSDFPNQINNVLAFPGIFRGALDSGAKKITPEMKVAAAQAIADIAASDLSADYIVPSPLDPRVAPAVTAAVSAVAEASKA, from the coding sequence GTGACTGCTGAAACCGTGAACTCGACGCCGATCGAACTGACAACCGAAGAGATTTTCGCTGCTCATGAGGGTGGCAAGCTCGCTATCGGCTTGACGGCACCGCTCAATGACAAGCGCGATCTCTCCATCGCCTACACCCCAGGTGTGGCACAGGTCAGCCGTGCCATCCACGCCGAGCCGGAACTGGCCCAAAAGTACACCTGGGCTTCCCGTCTCGTCGCAGTTGTCAGCGACGGCACTGCCGTCCTCGGGCTCGGCAACATCGGCGCCAGCGCGTCCCTGCCGGTGATGGAAGGCAAGGCGGCACTGTTCAAGAAGTTCGCCGGCCTGGACTCCATTCCGCTGGTCATCGAATCCACCGATGTCGATGAAATCGTCGAAACCGTTGTCCGGCTGCGTTCGAGCTTCGGCGCCGTCAACCTCGAGGACATTTCCGCACCCCGCTGCTTCGAGATCGAGGAGCGCCTCATCGAAGCCCTGGACATGCCGGTGATGCACGATGACCAGCACGGCACGGCCGTCGTTGTTCTGGCAGCCCTCACCAACGCGGCCAAGTTCGTCCAGCGCGAGCTCTCGTCCCTGAAGGTTGTCATTTCGGGAGCCGGCGCGGCCGGCATCGCCGTGGCCGAGATCCTTCTGACGGCCGGCATCTCCGACGTGACCATTCTCGATTCCAAGGGCATCATCCATTCCGACCGGCAGGACCTCACCGGGATCAAGGCTACCTACGCCGAGCGCACCAATCCGCGCGGAACCACCGGTGGCAGCGCCGAGGCGCTGAACGGCGCCGACGTGTTCGTCGGAGTTTCGGCCGGAACAATTCCGGAAGAGCAGCTCGCCGGGATGTCCGAGGACGCGATTGTCTTCGCGCTATCAAACCCGGACCCGGAGGTGCACCCCGAGATCGCAAGCCGGTACGCCAAGGTAGTGGCCACCGGGCGCAGCGACTTCCCGAACCAGATTAACAACGTGTTGGCCTTCCCCGGCATCTTCCGCGGTGCCCTGGACTCCGGTGCCAAGAAGATCACCCCGGAGATGAAGGTAGCCGCCGCCCAGGCCATCGCCGACATTGCTGCCAGCGATCTCAGCGCCGACTACATCGTCCCCAGCCCGCTGGATCCGCGGGTAGCCCCCGCCGTCACTGCTGCGGTGAGCGCCGTCGCCGAGGCGAGCAAGGCGTAA
- a CDS encoding peptidoglycan D,D-transpeptidase FtsI family protein, translating to MNQAIRNTWVVAIAMFALLFGSLTVVQFFEADDLNANDWNSRTLYKNFDKNRGAILVGGDPIVESVPSDDEFEYQRVYNEPELYAPITGFYSLVYSATQMEAAMNEELSGNSNDFFYDRILQLFSGSQVEGASVELTLDPELQQMAFDMIPDGMKGSIVVMEPDTGNVLAMASKPSFDPNLLAGHGTDEVTSNMAELEEVAGLSPFTNPATQSLLAPGSVFKLVDTAAALESGEYDADSELDNPAELPLPGTNVSLPNFVNGGCAARTTVDFSFALEQSCNTPFAQIAMDLGEDAIAEQAQKFGFGEAYKIPIPVTASQFPTGMSDDLLAQAAIGQYDVRVTPLQVAMMSSAIANDGVLMKPNLVRTVRAPDLRVLDSPEPEELQRSLSAENAELIQQWMVNAVDRGIANGAAIPGVEVAGKTGTAELMAGSEGNNSWFTGFAPADDPEAVVSIVIEDVNLATGSQLTSPNAQKLLEAVLNK from the coding sequence ATGAACCAGGCCATCAGAAATACGTGGGTAGTCGCGATCGCCATGTTCGCGTTGCTCTTCGGCTCCCTAACCGTGGTGCAGTTCTTTGAGGCCGACGACCTCAATGCCAATGACTGGAACAGCCGCACGCTGTACAAGAACTTCGATAAGAACCGCGGCGCCATTCTGGTCGGCGGAGATCCCATTGTGGAGTCGGTCCCGTCTGATGACGAGTTCGAGTACCAGCGCGTCTACAACGAACCCGAGCTCTATGCGCCCATTACCGGGTTCTATTCGCTGGTCTATAGCGCCACGCAAATGGAAGCAGCGATGAACGAGGAGCTGTCGGGCAACAGCAACGACTTCTTCTATGACCGGATTCTGCAACTGTTCTCGGGGTCCCAGGTCGAAGGAGCTTCGGTGGAACTGACGCTGGATCCGGAGCTTCAGCAGATGGCCTTCGACATGATCCCCGACGGAATGAAGGGTTCCATCGTGGTGATGGAACCGGATACGGGAAATGTCCTCGCCATGGCCTCCAAGCCCAGCTTCGACCCCAACCTATTGGCCGGTCATGGTACCGACGAGGTCACGTCGAACATGGCCGAGCTGGAGGAAGTCGCGGGTCTCTCGCCGTTCACCAATCCGGCCACGCAGAGCCTCCTGGCACCAGGGTCCGTCTTCAAGCTGGTCGACACCGCAGCCGCCCTGGAGTCCGGCGAATACGACGCGGACAGTGAGCTGGACAACCCGGCCGAGCTGCCACTGCCCGGAACCAACGTCTCACTGCCCAACTTCGTCAACGGAGGCTGCGCGGCCCGCACCACCGTTGATTTCTCCTTCGCTCTGGAACAGTCCTGCAACACGCCCTTCGCGCAAATCGCCATGGACCTCGGCGAGGACGCCATTGCCGAACAAGCCCAGAAGTTCGGCTTCGGCGAGGCCTACAAGATTCCGATTCCCGTCACCGCCAGCCAGTTCCCCACCGGCATGAGCGACGATCTGCTGGCGCAGGCCGCGATCGGCCAGTACGACGTCCGCGTGACCCCGCTCCAGGTAGCCATGATGAGCAGCGCAATTGCCAACGACGGCGTCCTCATGAAGCCGAATCTTGTGCGCACAGTCCGCGCTCCCGACCTGCGGGTGCTCGACAGCCCGGAGCCCGAGGAGCTGCAGCGTTCCCTGTCCGCGGAGAACGCGGAGCTCATCCAACAGTGGATGGTCAACGCCGTGGACCGCGGCATTGCCAACGGGGCTGCCATCCCCGGCGTCGAGGTTGCCGGTAAAACCGGAACCGCCGAGCTGATGGCCGGCAGCGAGGGCAATAACTCCTGGTTCACCGGATTCGCTCCCGCCGATGACCCGGAAGCAGTCGTCAGCATCGTCATTGAAGACGTGAATCTGGCTACCGGCTCCCAACTGACTAGTCCGAACGCTCAGAAACTCCTAGAGGCGGTGTTAAATAAGTGA
- the pknB gene encoding Stk1 family PASTA domain-containing Ser/Thr kinase: MEGKYPVEASQVLNGRYEVGELIGRGGMADVHLGRDVRLGRTVAIKQLRPDLARDPSFQSRFRREAQAVAGLNHPAIVAVYDTGEQELPGSAAHDVKAPFIVMEYVRGRTLRDLIRSGELTIEKSIDYALGVLAALQYSHRSGIVHRDIKPANVMVTPDDHVKVMDFGIARALADSAATMTQTQAVLGTAQYLSPEQARGETVDARSDLYSAACLLYEMLASRPPFIGDSPVSVAYQHVRELPEPPSSFNRDVTPALDSVLARALQKDKTDRFQDAASFSAALQGAREGITVAADEARTEAMPAQSAPTAAFTAAPFPVPVGTPGSNGPSTPEAGESPDEQYETDGLDQTGPINASPHTAAIPLALQVGNESEEVDPGRRNRRRAWTTVLVIALVLLLAGGGFYLFNTLRNAQPDMVPVPQVAGMEQTEASNTIYGQGLVPRIEPQFSDEVAEGEVISTDPEGGTAALPDSEVIVYVSQGKEFATIPEDFSGRTEGEVRDKLRQLGLVPGENVSANSAVIPSGNVIATDPKAGEKVRTGSTVDLVISNGLVTVPALLDKTEEEAISLLQDDPAVALPYRVEQVENEVVEPGTVTAQSHEAGSNVPQGTQIVITVAVAPEPAPEPTEPEPTDPPTESNDNNGNNDDDRGRGNNDSGRDDNDHGGRDDSNSRAEDGSDLPFL, translated from the coding sequence ATGGAAGGTAAGTACCCAGTGGAAGCGTCCCAGGTCCTGAACGGACGTTACGAGGTAGGTGAGCTCATTGGCCGTGGAGGCATGGCCGATGTGCACCTCGGCCGTGACGTCCGCTTGGGACGCACTGTGGCGATCAAACAGTTGCGTCCTGATCTGGCCCGCGACCCCTCGTTCCAGTCGCGTTTCCGCCGGGAAGCGCAGGCCGTCGCCGGACTTAACCATCCGGCTATCGTGGCGGTGTACGACACGGGCGAGCAGGAGCTCCCCGGTTCGGCCGCCCATGATGTCAAAGCACCCTTCATCGTTATGGAGTACGTCCGCGGCCGCACCCTCAGGGATCTGATCCGGTCCGGCGAACTCACAATCGAAAAGTCGATCGATTATGCTCTGGGTGTGTTGGCAGCTCTGCAATACAGCCACCGCTCCGGGATAGTGCACCGGGATATCAAACCCGCCAACGTCATGGTGACACCGGACGACCATGTGAAGGTCATGGACTTCGGCATCGCGCGTGCCCTCGCGGATTCCGCCGCGACGATGACCCAGACCCAAGCCGTCCTCGGTACCGCGCAGTACCTCTCGCCGGAGCAGGCACGCGGCGAAACGGTCGATGCCCGCAGTGACCTGTATTCTGCGGCCTGCCTGTTGTATGAAATGCTGGCCAGCCGACCTCCGTTCATCGGGGACAGCCCGGTTTCCGTGGCCTACCAGCATGTCAGGGAACTCCCGGAACCGCCCAGCAGCTTCAACCGGGACGTCACTCCCGCCTTGGATTCCGTGTTGGCACGCGCACTGCAGAAAGACAAAACAGACCGTTTCCAGGACGCCGCCTCCTTCAGCGCGGCCCTCCAAGGCGCCCGAGAAGGCATTACGGTCGCTGCCGATGAGGCCCGGACCGAAGCGATGCCCGCGCAGAGCGCTCCGACTGCTGCCTTCACAGCCGCTCCTTTCCCCGTTCCGGTAGGGACACCGGGCAGTAACGGCCCCAGCACACCCGAAGCCGGGGAATCTCCCGACGAGCAGTACGAAACCGATGGACTGGACCAGACAGGCCCCATTAACGCGTCGCCGCACACGGCCGCCATCCCGCTGGCGCTGCAGGTCGGCAACGAATCCGAAGAAGTCGATCCGGGCCGCCGTAACCGACGACGCGCCTGGACAACTGTGCTGGTGATCGCGCTGGTACTCCTGCTGGCAGGCGGCGGTTTTTACCTCTTCAACACCCTGCGCAACGCCCAACCCGACATGGTCCCTGTACCTCAGGTGGCGGGAATGGAACAGACCGAGGCTTCCAACACCATCTATGGTCAAGGACTCGTGCCGCGGATCGAGCCCCAGTTCAGCGATGAAGTGGCCGAGGGCGAAGTCATCAGCACCGATCCGGAGGGCGGCACGGCTGCCCTCCCGGACAGCGAAGTCATCGTTTATGTCTCGCAGGGCAAAGAGTTCGCCACTATTCCCGAGGACTTCAGCGGCCGAACGGAGGGCGAAGTCCGGGACAAACTCCGCCAGCTCGGTCTTGTCCCGGGTGAGAACGTCTCGGCCAACAGCGCCGTAATCCCAAGCGGGAATGTCATTGCTACGGATCCCAAGGCCGGCGAAAAGGTCCGCACCGGTTCCACGGTGGACCTGGTTATTTCAAATGGCCTGGTGACCGTCCCGGCACTCCTCGACAAGACGGAGGAGGAGGCCATCAGCCTGCTCCAGGATGACCCCGCCGTCGCCCTGCCCTACCGGGTGGAGCAGGTGGAAAACGAGGTTGTCGAACCCGGCACCGTGACCGCGCAGAGCCACGAAGCCGGCAGCAACGTCCCGCAGGGCACCCAGATTGTCATTACGGTCGCAGTCGCGCCGGAGCCAGCTCCCGAACCGACGGAGCCAGAGCCGACGGATCCGCCGACGGAATCGAATGACAACAACGGCAACAACGACGACGACCGCGGCCGGGGGAATAACGACAGCGGCCGGGACGACAACGACCACGGCGGCCGCGACGATAGTAACAGTCGCGCTGAGGACGGCTCGGACCTCCCGTTCCTCTAG
- a CDS encoding aminodeoxychorismate/anthranilate synthase component II has translation MTTIPRILVVDNYDSFVYTLVGYLQQLGAETTVVRNDDVTLPEAIELAGARDGVLVSPGPGNPAEAGVCVELIRWCGENSKPMLGVCLGHQALAEAYGGVVTHAAELMHGKTSQVLHRGQNVFAGVPSPFTATRYHSLAAVRETIPAQLEITAETEGGVIMGLAHREAPLWGVQFHPESVLTEGGYLMLGNWLESLGMEGAAERAATLSPLITK, from the coding sequence ATGACCACCATTCCCCGCATCCTGGTTGTCGATAACTACGACAGCTTTGTCTACACCCTAGTGGGCTACCTGCAGCAGCTTGGAGCCGAGACGACCGTTGTCCGGAACGACGACGTGACACTGCCCGAAGCAATCGAGCTAGCCGGAGCCCGGGACGGTGTGCTGGTCTCCCCCGGGCCCGGCAACCCTGCCGAGGCGGGTGTGTGCGTGGAGCTGATCCGCTGGTGCGGCGAGAACAGCAAACCGATGCTCGGCGTCTGCCTGGGCCATCAGGCGCTGGCCGAGGCTTACGGCGGCGTGGTGACCCATGCTGCGGAGCTGATGCACGGCAAGACGTCCCAGGTGCTGCACCGCGGCCAGAATGTCTTTGCAGGCGTCCCTAGCCCTTTCACCGCTACGCGCTACCATTCGCTGGCTGCGGTCCGGGAAACCATTCCCGCGCAGCTCGAGATCACCGCCGAAACCGAGGGCGGGGTCATCATGGGCCTGGCGCACCGCGAAGCCCCGCTGTGGGGCGTCCAGTTCCACCCCGAGTCCGTTCTGACCGAGGGCGGCTACCTCATGCTGGGCAACTGGCTGGAGTCGCTGGGCATGGAAGGCGCAGCGGAGCGCGCAGCCACCCTGAGCCCGCTGATCACCAAGTAG